A stretch of DNA from Micromonospora sp. NBC_01813:
CTGCCGAACACTCGACCTACCGGTGCTGATCATCGACGGCTCCGAGGACATCCGCCCTCGCTGGGCCGTCGACTCGCTGCACCAGGCGATGCCCAACTGCCAACGCGTGAGCCTCACCGGGTCCGGCCACCTGCCGTGGGTCGAAGCCCCCGACGACTTCCGCCGGGCGGTAACCACCTTCCTGATCCGATAACGTCACGATCCATTTTCGGCCAGCTTGGTGTTGATGCGGGTGGTTATCTGCTCCCGGGTGAGGTGGTGGCCGGCGCGGACCACGGCCGTCACGTCCGACAGATTGGCGACGTCGCGCAACGGGTCCGCACCCAGGAGCAGGAAGTCCGCCTCCATGCCTGGCGCGACCCGGCCAGCCTGTGACGTCCGGCCGAGGAACTCGGCGGGTGCCGTGGTGGCCGCCCGGAGGATGTCCAGCGCGGACAGGCCGGCGGCGGCCATCTCCTGGAACTCCAGGCGCATGGTCTGACCGGGGGTGGCGCCGGACGAATCGGTGCCGGTCATCATCCGTACGCCCGCGTCGTGGCAGATTTTCGTCAGCCGCAGGGTCGTCGCATAGGCGAGACGGTAGGTCTCCTTCATCTCCGCCGGCAGCGCCGTGAACGTGCCAAGCACGTCGCGCCAGTCCTCGGACTCGTCCGGTGTCATGAGCCGATGCGCGGGATCCTGCCGGTATTGCGGGTCGTCGGCCAGGAACTGCGTACGCAGGCGCACCAGCGTGGGCACCTGCCAGGTGCCGCTGCCGACCCAGGTGGCGGCGAGGGCGGCGGCCCGGGTCTCGTCGAACGTGTCGATGGCCTGGCGGAGCAGCGCGACCGTTTCGGGGTCGTCGAACGCGGCCGGGTTGACGAGCCGTTTGCGCATCTGCCCCATGACGATCTTCTCGACGAACGGCAGGCCCAGCACCCAGTTTGGGACCGGCAGGCTGGTGTCGTCCCGGCCCAGCAGGGCGTCGCCTTCGGTGGAGCAGGAGATCCACACGGGGGTACCCGTACCGAAATGTTCCAGGCAGCCGAAGCCGGCGGCGGCGGCTTCCTCGGGGGTGATCTGTGCCGGCAGGTGACCGGCGGTGGGAAGTCCGACCGCGCGGGCCTCGTCCACGGCGGCCAGGAACACCTCCCGGTCGAAGAGCACGGTCTTGATGAAGTCGGCGCCCTGGTCGCGCTGGCGCCGTACCTCCTCGCGGGCCTCTTCGGCCGATCCCGCCCGGAACGGCAGGAGCAGGTCGCCTGGCATGGCGAGCAGCGCGGGAGCGTACTCGGTGAGCGGCAGTCTGCCTTGCGCGCGGTAGCGCAGGAGCTGTTCGCTGCCCGCCATCTGCCGCATCCCGGTCACCCCCTCGGCGAGCAGGGCGGCGAGGCGGGCCTCCGGCTGGTCGGCCTGCAGCACATGCGTGTGCATGTTCACGTAGCCGGGGACGACGAAGCGGCCGGAACCATCCACGGTGGATGCAGTCTGCGACGCCGGGACGTTCCGGCCCACGGCGGTGACGCGCCCGCCGTTCACGACGACGGAGATGTCCTCCTGCCGGGAGCCGTCCAGCGGGTCGATCACCGTCACGTGGTCGATCCGCAGCGGTTCGGCATCGGGGAGCGTGACCGTCGCCGGGTCGTCCTCGCCCCGCAGGAGCGGGATCCCCACGGCTGCGGCGGCGGCCCCCACGCCGACGGCCGCACCGGCCACCAGAAGCCGGCGCCGGGGGATCTTGGGCTCACACATCTCGCCTCCCGCTAACTGATCAGGTCATCAGATTTGATGAAGCTATCAGATAAGCATCCCGGTAGCATCAGGGCGTGGTGGAGGTCGCTGACGAACCGACAGGTCGGAACACGCGGCGCAAGACCAGGACCCGGGCGGCCCTCGTCCGCGCGGCGCAGCAGATCCTGGCCGAGGGGGGCGGCGACGGCGTCAGCATCCAGGCCATCGCGGAACGCGCCGACGTCGGCTTCGGCTCCTTCTACAACCACTTCCAGAGCAAGACGGAACTCTTCACGACGGCGTACGCCGAGGCGTTCCAGGCGTACGTGGCCTGGCGCGACGCCCAGATTCCAGCCGGTACTGATCCGGTCGCCCGGTTCGCGATGAGCGTGCGGCTCACCGGGCGGCTCGGACTCCTGCGCCCGGAAATCGCCAAGGTCCTCACCAGCCGACTCGCGGGGTCCGCCCGCGGCGACCACGGCCCAGCCGGCCCCGGCCTGCGCATGGCCCTGCTCGGTGCCCTCGCCGCGCTGAACCCCGGTCGCACCGACCCCGCCGGCGCCGAGGTCACGGTCATCGCCGCCGCCGGTGCCATCGACGCGATCCTGCGGGCGACAGCGCACCGACCGGCCCAGGAGCACGCCCGCTTGGCCGATGGCCTGGCCCGCGACCTGCTACGCATGCTCGGCGCCGACGACGACCGCATCGCCGCCCTGCTCGCCGAGCCGTGCCCACCAACCACCGCACCCAGCGAGGATCACTGACCCGCGAACCGAGGACCTGAGTACGCCCATCGGCGATGGCCGCCAGGTAAGCCGGAACCGGCAGCCGGTCACACAGCCGTCACTAGCTCTCGGCGGTAGCGCAAGCAGGCATGGCCGTCGAGCGTGAACTCGCCGATCGGGACGAATCCGGTGCTACGCAGGACGCCGAGCGAGGCAGTGTTCTCCAGCGAGGCCGACGCGACCAGCCGCTGCAACCGATACTCGTCGCGGGCCAGTGCACAGACCTCGCGTACCCCTTGTTTTGCCAACCCGCGACCGGACGCCGCCTGTGCCACTCGGAAGCCCAGCTCCGCGCACCCGTCGGCGACGTCTATCAGGTTGAAGCGGCCGAGCACAGCCCCGTCGTCGTCAACCATGACGTGGAAGTGGCAGCGGCCCGTGGCCTGCTCCGCGAGCAGAGCCGCGTGCCGGGCGGCGAACTCGGCGAAGTACGCGTCACCCCGATCGGGCACGGTCCGGGCGAAGTACGCCCTGTTCGCCAGCTCGAAGCTCAGCAGCGCGGCCGAGTGACTCTCGTCGAGACGCTGCAACCGGAGCACGGGGACGAACTTAGCAACTGTGCGCCGACCCTCCGGCGGCCGTCAGCTGAGCTGCTCGGCCAAGCCGACGATGATGCCTTCGGGGCCGCGGACGTAGCAGAGTTTGTAGAGGTCCTCGTACTGCGCGAGCTCACCGACGAGTTCGGCGCCGTGGTTGTGCAGCCGGGCGACGACTGACTCGATGTCGTCGACGGCGAACATGACGCGACGGATGCCCAGCGTGTTGGCCGGTGCGTCCTTCGGCTCGGGCCTGATCGCCTTCGGGGTGTGGAACATCGCCAGCTCGATTTTGCTGTGGCCGTCCGGGGTCCGCAGCATCGCGATCTCCTGTCGGACGTCGTCGACCCCGATGACCCGCTCCACCCACCGTCCTTCGACCGGTCCCCGGCCCTCCAACTCCATGCCGAGCTCGACGAAGAACGAGATGACGGCGTCGAGGTCCTCGACAACGATGAGGACGTTGTCCATCCGCTGGATCGCCATGCTCAGTCTCCTTGACGTGTCGATGTGAAGCCAGGTTGGACTCGGCGATCGCAAAGGGTAACGCATAGTCACCCGCGCACAGCCGGAACCCGTTTGAGCTGTATGCCAGAGAGGCATAGTCATGCCTCTCTGGCATACAGCGTTTCGGTAGTCCTGCTTCCTCAGACCGCCGTGATGGGGATGAGTTCGTCGGCGACCCAGTGGGCGACGTCTGCCGGGTAGGGCGTCGACAGTCCGAGGACGATGTGCCCGAAGCCTGCGTCGATCCCTTCGGCGATCGCGGCCCGGGTGACGCTGGGCTGGTCGTAGGAGACCGGCAGGTGGATGGAGCGGGTGATGGCCGCCGGGTCGCGGCCGATCTCGGCGCAGTAGCGGTCCAGCAGCGCGCTGCGGCTGGCCGCGTCGGCGAGGTCGCCGCCGGGGATGTTCCACAGGTCGGCGTGCTCGGCGACCACCCGGAGCAGGGCCGCCGAGCGTCCCCCGATCAAAATCGGCGGGTACGGGAGCTGCACCGGCTTCGGGTTGCCGAACGCTCCGGTGAGCCGGTGGTGGCTGCCGTGGAAGTCGAACGGCTCGGTCTCGGTCCACAAGCGTCGGATGATGGTGCACGCCTCGGCGAGGCTGCCAACCGAGTGGCCGAAGTCGTCGAACGGCAGGCCGTGGGCGTCGTACTCGCGCCGGGCCAGCGGGTGGCTGGGCCGGGAGCCGGCACCGATGCCGAAGTCGAGCCGTCCACCGGAGATGACATCGACGGTCGCGGCGATCTTGGCCAGCATCGCGGGTGGCCGGAACCGGTTGCTGGTCACCAGCAGTCCGAGGCGCAGCCGCCGGGTCTGCGCGGCGAGCGCCGCGAGCAGGGTCCAGCCTTCGTACGTCGGCCCGTTCGGGTCACCGAAGATCGGCATGAGGTGGTCGTAGAGCCAGGCGTGTTCGATCACCGGGATCGAGTCCGCCTCGCGCCAGACCCGCAGCACGTCGCGGTAGTCGACCTGGGACGGGGCGGTCATGATGCCGAAGCTGGGCCGGGTCGTTGGAGACATGAGGTCCGTCCATCCGGTACGAGGGGTCAGCGGCGGCGTAGCGCCGGGTCGAGCAGGGCGGGCGGGGTGTCGTGCTTCTCCTGCGGGGCGAGGTCGATGCCGGGGGCGACGATCGTGTCGATGGCGTCGAGCACGTCGGCGGTCAGCACGGTGTCGGCGGCGGCCAGCTGCGCGTGCAGGTGGTCCACGGTGCGCGGGCCGATGATCGCGCTGGTCACGCCGGGGTGCGCGGTGACGAAGCCGAGCGCGAGTTGGATCATGGTGAGGCCGGCGGCGTCGGCGACGGTGGCCAGCTTCTCGACCGCGTCGAGCTTGGCCTGGTTGGCGGGTACGGCCAGGTCGTACATCTGCGGCCGGAAACCGGCCCGGTTGGTGGCGATCTCGCGACCGGCGCGGATCGCGCCGGAGAGCCAGCCGGAGGCGAGCGGGCTCCAGGCCAGCACTCCCATGCCGTACTCCTGGGTCGCCGGCAGGACGTGGGCCTCGATGCCGCGTTGCAGGATCGAGTACGGGGGCTGCTCGGTCACGTACCGGCTGATCTTGTTTTCCCGGGCCGCCCACTGGGCCTGGACGATCCGGTAGGTGGGGAAGGTCGACGAGCCGAAGTAGCGGATCTTGCCGGCCCGCTGCAGGTCGGTCAGCGCGGACAGGGTCTCCTCGTCGCTGGTCGCCGGGTCCCAGCGGTGGATCTGGTAGAGGTCGACGTGGTCGACGCCGAGCCGGCGCAGGCTGTCGTCCAGTGCGGTGACCAGCCAGCGGCGGGAGCTGCCCTGGTGGTTGCGTTCGTCGC
This window harbors:
- a CDS encoding amidohydrolase family protein, with protein sequence MCEPKIPRRRLLVAGAAVGVGAAAAAVGIPLLRGEDDPATVTLPDAEPLRIDHVTVIDPLDGSRQEDISVVVNGGRVTAVGRNVPASQTASTVDGSGRFVVPGYVNMHTHVLQADQPEARLAALLAEGVTGMRQMAGSEQLLRYRAQGRLPLTEYAPALLAMPGDLLLPFRAGSAEEAREEVRRQRDQGADFIKTVLFDREVFLAAVDEARAVGLPTAGHLPAQITPEEAAAAGFGCLEHFGTGTPVWISCSTEGDALLGRDDTSLPVPNWVLGLPFVEKIVMGQMRKRLVNPAAFDDPETVALLRQAIDTFDETRAAALAATWVGSGTWQVPTLVRLRTQFLADDPQYRQDPAHRLMTPDESEDWRDVLGTFTALPAEMKETYRLAYATTLRLTKICHDAGVRMMTGTDSSGATPGQTMRLEFQEMAAAGLSALDILRAATTAPAEFLGRTSQAGRVAPGMEADFLLLGADPLRDVANLSDVTAVVRAGHHLTREQITTRINTKLAENGS
- a CDS encoding TetR/AcrR family transcriptional regulator: MVEVADEPTGRNTRRKTRTRAALVRAAQQILAEGGGDGVSIQAIAERADVGFGSFYNHFQSKTELFTTAYAEAFQAYVAWRDAQIPAGTDPVARFAMSVRLTGRLGLLRPEIAKVLTSRLAGSARGDHGPAGPGLRMALLGALAALNPGRTDPAGAEVTVIAAAGAIDAILRATAHRPAQEHARLADGLARDLLRMLGADDDRIAALLAEPCPPTTAPSEDH
- a CDS encoding GNAT family N-acetyltransferase; the protein is MLRLQRLDESHSAALLSFELANRAYFARTVPDRGDAYFAEFAARHAALLAEQATGRCHFHVMVDDDGAVLGRFNLIDVADGCAELGFRVAQAASGRGLAKQGVREVCALARDEYRLQRLVASASLENTASLGVLRSTGFVPIGEFTLDGHACLRYRRELVTAV
- a CDS encoding VOC family protein, whose product is MAIQRMDNVLIVVEDLDAVISFFVELGMELEGRGPVEGRWVERVIGVDDVRQEIAMLRTPDGHSKIELAMFHTPKAIRPEPKDAPANTLGIRRVMFAVDDIESVVARLHNHGAELVGELAQYEDLYKLCYVRGPEGIIVGLAEQLS
- a CDS encoding LLM class flavin-dependent oxidoreductase is translated as MTAPSQVDYRDVLRVWREADSIPVIEHAWLYDHLMPIFGDPNGPTYEGWTLLAALAAQTRRLRLGLLVTSNRFRPPAMLAKIAATVDVISGGRLDFGIGAGSRPSHPLARREYDAHGLPFDDFGHSVGSLAEACTIIRRLWTETEPFDFHGSHHRLTGAFGNPKPVQLPYPPILIGGRSAALLRVVAEHADLWNIPGGDLADAASRSALLDRYCAEIGRDPAAITRSIHLPVSYDQPSVTRAAIAEGIDAGFGHIVLGLSTPYPADVAHWVADELIPITAV
- a CDS encoding aldo/keto reductase; amino-acid sequence: MQYRTLGRTGVQVSTLVLGAMNFSTAGRTGQQEAAAIVDAALDAGINLIDTADWYGQGESEEKAGKAIAGRRDDIVLATKANMPMSDERNHQGSSRRWLVTALDDSLRRLGVDHVDLYQIHRWDPATSDEETLSALTDLQRAGKIRYFGSSTFPTYRIVQAQWAARENKISRYVTEQPPYSILQRGIEAHVLPATQEYGMGVLAWSPLASGWLSGAIRAGREIATNRAGFRPQMYDLAVPANQAKLDAVEKLATVADAAGLTMIQLALGFVTAHPGVTSAIIGPRTVDHLHAQLAAADTVLTADVLDAIDTIVAPGIDLAPQEKHDTPPALLDPALRRR